Proteins encoded by one window of Flagellimonas lutaonensis:
- a CDS encoding succinate dehydrogenase cytochrome b subunit, whose product MSGLVKSSLARKYVMALSGLFLVLFLVLHVTINLASVLSPEFFNEASHFMGYNPIVQFVMQPILIAGVVVHFVMGFVLEIQNRKARGINYVKYDGSANAPWASRNMIFSGLVVLAFLGLHFYDFWVHEMAYKYIEAKPEDPTRYYAETVEKFAPIWRTVLYVVAFVLLGLHLWHGFASSFQSMGVNNKYTPGIRKFTKLFAVVVPLAFAFIAIYHHLNPITH is encoded by the coding sequence ATGAGCGGATTAGTAAAATCTTCCTTGGCCCGAAAATATGTTATGGCTCTTTCGGGTCTTTTTTTGGTCCTTTTCTTAGTACTTCATGTCACCATCAACTTGGCCTCGGTACTATCTCCGGAGTTTTTTAACGAGGCTTCCCACTTTATGGGCTACAACCCCATAGTACAGTTTGTAATGCAGCCCATTTTGATTGCTGGCGTTGTGGTGCATTTTGTAATGGGCTTTGTGCTTGAGATTCAGAACCGAAAAGCCAGAGGCATCAACTATGTAAAATACGATGGTAGTGCCAATGCCCCTTGGGCCTCTCGAAACATGATTTTTTCAGGGCTTGTGGTACTGGCCTTTCTAGGGCTTCACTTTTACGATTTTTGGGTGCACGAAATGGCCTATAAATATATTGAGGCCAAGCCAGAAGACCCAACCCGCTACTATGCAGAGACCGTTGAAAAATTTGCGCCCATATGGCGCACCGTGCTCTACGTCGTTGCTTTTGTACTGTTGGGCCTGCACCTGTGGCACGGCTTCGCCTCTTCTTTCCAATCAATGGGTGTCAACAACAAATACACTCCAGGTATACGGAAATTCACAAAACTATTTGCGGTGGTTGTGCCTTTGGCCTTTGCCTTTATCGCCATTTACCACCACCTTAACCCGATAACACATTAA